A stretch of Myroides oncorhynchi DNA encodes these proteins:
- the bshB1 gene encoding bacillithiol biosynthesis deacetylase BshB1, producing the protein MKLDILAFGAHPDDVELGCGATIAKEVSLGKQVGIIDLTQGELGTRGSATIRKIEATNAAEVLGVNVRENLKFRDGFFVNDEAHQLEIIKMIRKYRPEIVLCNAIDDRHIDHGKGSKVVSDACFLSGLRKIETSIDGVSQEPWRPKVVYHYIQWKNIEPDFVVDVTGFMDKKVASVMAYSTQFFDTNSKEPSTPITSKNFLDSITYRAQDLGRLINKDFAEGFTVERYLAVNTLEDLI; encoded by the coding sequence AGCATTTGGAGCGCATCCTGATGATGTAGAATTAGGTTGTGGAGCAACGATAGCAAAAGAAGTCTCTTTAGGCAAACAAGTAGGTATAATAGACCTTACACAAGGAGAATTAGGAACAAGAGGGTCTGCCACCATTCGAAAAATAGAAGCAACTAATGCTGCTGAAGTATTAGGAGTGAATGTAAGAGAGAATCTAAAGTTTAGAGATGGATTCTTTGTTAATGATGAAGCGCACCAACTAGAGATTATTAAGATGATACGCAAATACCGTCCAGAGATAGTATTATGTAATGCGATAGACGATAGACATATCGACCATGGCAAAGGAAGTAAAGTAGTCTCTGATGCATGCTTTTTATCAGGTCTTAGGAAAATAGAAACTTCTATAGATGGAGTAAGTCAAGAGCCATGGAGGCCTAAAGTTGTTTATCATTATATACAGTGGAAAAATATAGAACCAGACTTTGTAGTAGATGTAACTGGATTTATGGATAAAAAGGTAGCCTCTGTAATGGCTTATAGTACACAGTTTTTTGATACAAATTCAAAAGAACCAAGTACACCGATTACCTCAAAAAACTTCTTAGATAGCATTACCTATCGCGCGCAGGATCTAGGAAGACTAATTAATAAAGATTTTGCTGAAGGTTTTACTGTTGAAAGGTATTTAGCAGTCAATACATTAGAAGATTTGATATGA
- a CDS encoding aspartyl protease family protein encodes MLFNNKATLLTLAILISSFNLFAQGGIFKKGTIVPSVYNESLNYTLKEDHIYVDVIIENEKYKFIVDTGAPTSITFNVKGNFKFLSEDDITDASQNTSKVKYVSIPSIKIGNLEFKDFTAVQSDMDAFKSLGVDGLIGGNMISKSSWDFDLENKRITLSNSLDKKEIKTFNKVKVKKEYTGTPTLIMTYFNGLKEKEIFFDTGYNDFFYLSEDIFDTLHAKKHFTKVLTGEGIISYSAFGPSIGKTYMAPLEMSLGDYKIPSFLTTVDVDDVSNLGSRWLVYYRTILYKNDFYFKSYNKDFPSTFENIGIKTKIKNNELVISFVWDSPSIKNNNLKIDDKILSVNDKEINTMSIEELKEVQRNILNCDKVKIEVNTKGNFIELNKETILSI; translated from the coding sequence ATGTTATTTAACAATAAGGCAACCTTACTCACTCTAGCTATCCTAATATCTTCTTTTAACTTATTTGCTCAAGGAGGGATTTTCAAAAAAGGAACTATCGTACCTAGTGTTTATAACGAGAGTTTAAACTACACACTTAAAGAAGATCATATATATGTAGATGTAATTATCGAAAATGAAAAGTATAAATTTATAGTTGATACAGGAGCTCCCACTTCAATTACCTTTAATGTAAAAGGAAATTTCAAATTTTTATCTGAAGATGATATCACAGATGCATCACAAAACACTTCTAAAGTTAAGTATGTAAGTATTCCAAGTATTAAAATAGGCAATTTAGAGTTTAAGGATTTTACAGCAGTACAAAGTGATATGGACGCATTTAAATCGCTTGGGGTAGATGGTCTTATCGGTGGAAATATGATAAGTAAAAGTAGTTGGGACTTTGATCTTGAGAATAAGAGAATAACTCTTTCTAATAGTTTAGATAAAAAAGAGATAAAGACATTTAATAAAGTAAAAGTAAAGAAAGAGTACACGGGTACTCCTACTCTAATCATGACTTACTTTAATGGTTTAAAAGAAAAAGAAATATTCTTTGATACAGGTTATAATGATTTCTTTTATTTAAGTGAAGATATATTTGATACTCTTCATGCAAAAAAACATTTTACTAAAGTTCTTACTGGAGAAGGCATAATAAGTTATAGTGCGTTTGGCCCAAGTATCGGAAAAACATATATGGCACCTTTAGAAATGAGTTTGGGAGATTATAAGATCCCTAGTTTTTTAACTACAGTAGATGTAGATGATGTTAGTAATTTAGGGTCTAGATGGTTAGTATATTATAGAACAATTCTGTATAAAAATGACTTTTATTTTAAATCATATAATAAAGATTTCCCTTCTACATTTGAGAATATTGGGATTAAAACTAAAATAAAAAATAACGAGTTAGTTATTTCTTTTGTTTGGGATAGCCCATCTATTAAAAATAATAATCTAAAAATAGATGATAAAATACTATCTGTAAATGATAAAGAAATTAACACTATGTCTATAGAGGAACTTAAAGAAGTACAACGCAATATACTGAATTGTGATAAAGTAAAAATAGAAGTTAATACTAAAGGGAATTTTATTGAATTAAATAAAGAAACAATCTTGAGTATTTAA